The following proteins come from a genomic window of Bernardetia sp.:
- the kdsB gene encoding 3-deoxy-manno-octulosonate cytidylyltransferase codes for MKIIAIIPARYASSRFPAKVLADINGKPMIQRVFEQAKKSSKLDEVFIATDNQIVFDKVKTFTSNVLMTKDTHISGTDRIAEAALLLEEKNAEFDFIINIQGDEPFIHPEQIDGLADILLKNKDTQLATLVSEIKESETLFDVNVVKAIFDINYKAIYFSRNPIPFVRNTEKENWLSENTFYRHIGMYAYQKDVLQQITKLSPSKLELAESLEQLRWIENGFEIQVAITPYESIGIDTPQDLVNYDLRKQRS; via the coding sequence ATGAAAATTATTGCTATTATTCCTGCTCGTTATGCTTCTAGTCGTTTTCCTGCTAAAGTTTTGGCTGATATTAATGGAAAACCTATGATTCAGAGAGTATTCGAACAAGCTAAAAAATCCTCTAAATTAGACGAGGTGTTTATTGCCACAGACAATCAAATTGTTTTTGATAAAGTCAAAACTTTCACGTCAAATGTCTTGATGACAAAAGACACACATATTTCGGGTACAGACCGAATTGCAGAAGCTGCACTGTTGTTGGAAGAAAAAAATGCTGAGTTTGATTTTATTATCAACATTCAAGGCGATGAGCCTTTCATTCATCCAGAACAGATAGATGGTTTAGCAGATATTTTGCTAAAAAATAAAGATACACAGCTTGCTACTTTAGTTAGCGAGATAAAAGAGAGCGAAACACTTTTTGATGTGAACGTAGTAAAGGCTATTTTTGATATAAACTATAAGGCAATTTATTTTAGTAGGAATCCAATTCCTTTTGTTAGAAACACAGAAAAAGAAAACTGGCTTTCTGAAAATACATTTTATAGGCATATTGGAATGTATGCATATCAGAAGGATGTTTTACAACAAATTACAAAACTTAGTCCGTCAAAATTAGAACTTGCCGAATCGTTAGAACAGCTACGTTGGATAGAAAATGGATTTGAAATACAAGTCGCTATTACTCCTTATGAGAGTATAGGAATAGATACGCCACAAGATTTGGTTAATTATGACCTGCGAAAGCAGCGAAGCTAA
- a CDS encoding XRE family transcriptional regulator yields MFLNQNLRYLRRKSKKSQQVLADEASISRGAYSSYEEGRAEPRLQTLQRLAQIFEVQIDSLVTKNLEEESQDTPSKRLARYVAADSLRVLAITVDENNNENIEMVPEKAAAGYTKGYTDVQYLKDLPKYRLPFLPKDRTYRAFEITGDSMLPLQSGTIVIGEYVTDWHEVKDGQVCVVVLRNEGIVLKKVFNKIEEKGTLLLKSTNPQYDPYELEIAEVGEVWRFVAYIGKTLPQSDLDGLRTAVQRLEDRFQEFTTKQ; encoded by the coding sequence ATGTTTTTAAATCAAAATCTTCGCTATCTACGCCGTAAATCTAAGAAAAGTCAGCAAGTATTGGCAGATGAAGCCTCAATTTCTCGTGGCGCATATTCTTCTTATGAAGAAGGAAGAGCAGAACCTCGCCTCCAAACACTACAACGACTAGCTCAAATATTTGAGGTTCAGATAGATAGCTTAGTAACTAAAAACTTAGAGGAAGAAAGCCAAGATACACCTAGTAAACGATTGGCTCGTTATGTAGCTGCAGATTCTTTGCGTGTGCTTGCCATAACAGTAGATGAAAACAATAATGAAAATATTGAAATGGTGCCTGAAAAAGCTGCTGCAGGTTATACAAAAGGCTACACTGATGTTCAATATTTAAAAGATTTGCCAAAATATCGTCTTCCATTCTTACCAAAAGACAGAACATACAGAGCTTTCGAAATTACAGGAGATTCGATGCTGCCATTACAATCTGGAACTATTGTCATTGGAGAATACGTAACAGACTGGCACGAAGTAAAAGACGGACAAGTGTGTGTTGTTGTACTGAGAAATGAAGGTATTGTTCTTAAAAAAGTATTTAATAAAATTGAAGAAAAAGGGACACTACTTTTAAAATCTACTAACCCACAATATGACCCTTATGAGTTGGAGATTGCAGAAGTAGGAGAAGTATGGCGTTTTGTAGCTTATATTGGAAAAACACTTCCTCAATCAGATTTAGATGGTTTGCGTACTGCTGTGCAGCGTTTGGAAGATCGTTTTCAAGAATTTACAACAAAACAATAA
- a CDS encoding type IX secretion system membrane protein PorP/SprF, with product MNIFLLRKSLWSIAILVFCFGFSHNLSAQDLQFSQFHNAPLYLNPAFAGMHQGGRMTLNYRNQWPSLDVNYVTYAGGFDYYFSNIRSSIGVFAKVDEQSTGVTPYKSTDVSLIYAYMIPLSDRITVQPALQVGYVQKNAGFIGLTFPDQFSDRGFLGTPTGESFARNTLGYVDISTGAVLFGQNFWLGLSANHINSPSDSFIGDNNRLPIKFSVHGGYKIDFANRYDTRNKSITPSFMYKKQGSFQQLSLGVNGEYEPLLYGLWYRGFPLEQSANNFPKHDAVIAMLGVKFGGWALAYSYDWSISEVAAGKANSHEISLVFSFGGKDDVQCPNPFSEPRYRGARYR from the coding sequence CAAGATTTACAATTTTCGCAATTTCACAATGCACCTCTTTATTTAAACCCAGCCTTTGCAGGAATGCACCAAGGGGGAAGAATGACTCTTAATTATCGTAACCAGTGGCCAAGCCTTGATGTAAATTATGTTACGTATGCAGGAGGCTTTGACTACTATTTTTCTAATATCCGTTCTTCTATTGGAGTATTTGCGAAGGTAGATGAGCAAAGCACAGGAGTTACTCCCTACAAAAGCACAGATGTTTCGCTTATCTATGCGTATATGATTCCTCTGAGTGATAGAATAACAGTTCAACCTGCACTTCAAGTAGGTTATGTACAAAAGAATGCTGGTTTTATTGGACTTACCTTTCCAGACCAATTTAGCGATAGAGGATTTTTAGGTACTCCAACTGGAGAAAGTTTTGCTCGTAATACACTAGGGTATGTAGATATTTCGACAGGTGCAGTGCTTTTTGGACAAAATTTTTGGCTAGGTCTTTCAGCAAATCACATCAATAGTCCTTCAGATAGTTTTATTGGAGACAACAATCGTTTGCCTATCAAATTTTCTGTTCACGGAGGGTATAAAATAGATTTTGCTAATCGTTATGACACTCGTAACAAAAGTATTACTCCTAGCTTTATGTATAAAAAGCAAGGTTCTTTCCAACAACTTAGTCTTGGTGTAAACGGAGAGTACGAACCACTCTTGTATGGACTTTGGTACAGAGGTTTTCCTCTTGAGCAGTCAGCAAATAATTTCCCTAAACATGATGCTGTAATTGCTATGCTTGGTGTAAAATTTGGAGGATGGGCATTAGCATATAGCTATGATTGGTCTATTTCAGAAGTAGCTGCTGGAAAAGCAAACTCTCACGAAATTTCATTAGTGTTTAGTTTTGGAGGAAAAGATGATGTTCAGTGTCCGAATCCATTCTCTGAACCTCGTTATCGTGGCGCACGCTATCGTTAA
- the mnmD gene encoding tRNA (5-methylaminomethyl-2-thiouridine)(34)-methyltransferase MnmD has translation MSKKLELSFLESKDGSHTLLRHDLNETYHSHNGAIQESLWVFIDRGLKYLKENGYETIKVLEIGFGTGLNAILAYEFAQKNNIKIEYVSLEPFPVPLEIAEKLNYTDFLEEESKEIFGQIHRLSWEEKHEVSSYFSIQKIENTLENFKNNSDFQSEITGEEEFDCIFYDAFAPSKQAEVWQLSNLEKTFNMTKEKGILVTYCAQGQFKRDLKTAGWSIETLDGAPPKREMVRAMKSVTSSQ, from the coding sequence ATGAGTAAAAAATTAGAATTATCATTTTTAGAGAGTAAAGACGGTTCGCATACTCTTCTTCGCCACGACCTCAATGAAACTTATCATTCTCACAACGGAGCAATTCAAGAATCTCTATGGGTTTTTATAGATAGAGGGTTAAAATACTTGAAGGAAAACGGATATGAAACTATCAAAGTATTAGAAATTGGCTTTGGAACAGGCTTAAATGCAATATTGGCGTACGAATTTGCACAGAAAAATAATATTAAGATAGAATATGTTTCCTTAGAACCTTTTCCTGTGCCACTAGAAATTGCTGAAAAACTCAACTACACAGATTTTTTAGAGGAAGAGAGTAAAGAAATATTTGGTCAAATTCACAGATTAAGTTGGGAAGAAAAACACGAAGTTTCAAGCTATTTTTCAATACAAAAAATAGAAAATACACTAGAGAATTTTAAAAATAATTCTGATTTTCAAAGTGAAATTACAGGGGAAGAAGAATTTGATTGTATTTTTTATGATGCTTTTGCACCTAGCAAACAAGCAGAAGTGTGGCAACTTTCTAATCTTGAAAAAACTTTTAATATGACAAAAGAAAAAGGGATTTTGGTTACGTATTGCGCTCAAGGGCAGTTTAAAAGAGATTTAAAAACAGCAGGTTGGAGCATAGAAACCTTAGATGGCGCACCACCAAAAAGAGAAATGGTAAGAGCAATGAAATCAGTAACCAGTAGTCAGTAA
- the fabG gene encoding 3-oxoacyl-[acyl-carrier-protein] reductase — MGLLSGKNVLITGASRGIGRAMAERFAEEGANVGFTYLSSVEKGEALQKELSEKGTTIKGYRSDASDFKAAEELVNNFTKDFGSLDVLVNNAGITRDNLLMRMSEEQWDEVLKVNLKSVFNLVKASTRTFLKQKQGSIINVTSVVGIKGNAGQANYAASKAGIIGFTKSIALELGSRNIRCNAIAPGFIETEMTEQLDEKMVAEWKSAIPLRRAGSSKEVADVTVFLASDYSKYVTGQVLQVDGGMLT; from the coding sequence ATGGGATTACTTTCAGGGAAAAATGTACTGATTACAGGTGCATCTCGTGGAATTGGAAGAGCAATGGCAGAACGCTTTGCAGAAGAGGGCGCAAATGTAGGCTTTACTTATCTTTCTAGTGTAGAAAAAGGTGAGGCTTTGCAAAAAGAATTATCTGAAAAAGGAACAACTATCAAAGGCTATCGTTCGGATGCTTCTGATTTTAAAGCTGCCGAAGAGTTAGTAAATAACTTTACAAAAGATTTTGGTTCGTTAGACGTGCTTGTCAATAATGCAGGGATTACGAGAGACAATCTTTTAATGAGAATGAGCGAAGAGCAGTGGGATGAGGTGTTAAAAGTGAATTTGAAATCTGTTTTTAATCTTGTAAAAGCCTCTACACGTACATTTTTAAAGCAAAAACAAGGCTCAATCATCAATGTAACTTCTGTAGTAGGAATAAAAGGTAATGCAGGACAAGCAAACTATGCTGCTTCGAAGGCTGGAATTATTGGTTTTACCAAATCTATTGCTTTAGAATTAGGCTCAAGAAATATTCGTTGTAATGCTATCGCTCCTGGTTTTATAGAAACTGAAATGACAGAGCAACTAGATGAAAAAATGGTAGCTGAATGGAAAAGTGCTATTCCATTGCGTCGTGCAGGTTCTTCAAAAGAAGTGGCAGATGTTACAGTATTCTTAGCTTCTGATTATTCAAAATATGTTACTGGACAAGTATTGCAAGTAGATGGTGGAATGCTGACCTAA